A window from Fragaria vesca subsp. vesca linkage group LG5, FraVesHawaii_1.0, whole genome shotgun sequence encodes these proteins:
- the LOC101310612 gene encoding probable serine/threonine-protein kinase At1g18390-like gives MRSLRKEESAAALTILLYSVLTSLFFLAVQARSHKQACRSSCGGIENISYPFRLKGDPVGCGDPDYELSCVNNKTILEIFPGKYYVKNISYDENVIRLVDVNFANGSSCSLPSGSVVTRNGDVKDLRFVRLGAERTYTQFVKCSRNISQADVTAFNYTAVPCLTGVNGTNYFYAVYDGDYLTGHRKPPCSLISVASSDNHENLVKPLSYEAIMKHLEAGFDLAWSVECRDCSLAGKYCGVDVSDLNLGTKPLPYQCSEDSEYKELTELQMILIYVGISLGALFAFVLIVVLLVLRIRKCMRQRQRERNLQNQQQSSTPALHSS, from the exons ATGAGGAGTCTGAGGAAAGAAGAATCAGCAGCTGCGTTAACCATTCTCCTCTATTCTGTGCTGACTTCTCTATTTTTCCTTGCAGTTCAAGCAAGAAGTCATAAACAGGCATGTCGTTCTTCGTGTGGAGGTATTGAAAACATCAGCTATCCTTTTCGCCTAAAGGGTGATCCGGTAGGCTGCGGTGATCCTGACTATGAGCTATCATGTGTTAACAACAAAACCATCCTAGAAATATTTCCAGGAAAATACTATGTAAAGAACATTTCTTATGATGAGAATGTTATCCGTTTGGTCGATGTCAACTTTGCCAATGGTAGCAGCTGCAGCCTTCCATCAGGATCTGTTGTAACGAGGAATGGAGATGTCAAGGATTTGCGCTTTGTGAGGCTTGGCGCCGAGCGTACTTACACACAGTTTGTGAAGTGCTCCAGAAACATCAGCCAGGCTGATGTAACAGCTTTTAACTACACAGCCGTTCCATGTTTGACTGGAGTTAATGGGACTAATTACTTCTATGCTGTTTATGATGGTGACTACTTAACTGGTCATCGTAAACCACCATGCTCGCTTATTTCAGTGGCTTCATCAGATAATCATGAAAATCTTGTTAAGCCCCTTTCTTATGAAGCCATCATGAAGCACTTGGAGGCAGGGTTTGATCTCGCATGGTCCGTTGAGTGTCGCGATTGTTCTTTAGCTGGCAAATATTGTGGAGTAGATGTAAGTGATCTGAATTTGGGTACTAAGCCACTCCCCTATCAATGTTCTGAAG ATTCAGAGTACAAAGAACTCACAGAGCTCCAAATGATCTTAATATATGTGGGAATTTCTTTGGGAG CTCTATTTGCTTTTGTGCTTATAGTGGTTTTATTGGTGTTACGCATCCGCAAATGTATGAGACAAAGACAGCGGGAGAGGAATCTGCAGAATCAGCAGCAGTCATCGACACCAGCACTCCACAGTTCTTGA